In one window of Zingiber officinale cultivar Zhangliang chromosome 11A, Zo_v1.1, whole genome shotgun sequence DNA:
- the LOC122031874 gene encoding neuropeptide-like protein 32, giving the protein MQSALDQSSTMRTNTLLLFSLLLLSTAVAVRDLGGNDMPSDKDAVGTESYIPGFGSDPGFYGGNANGGGYSFPGFGGGRGGWGAGAGGGWGGGYGGPGGGYARDGVVAPSVVCADRGPCYKKKLTCPAKCFTSYSYSGKGYGGGGGGGGCTMDCKKNCVAYC; this is encoded by the coding sequence ATGCAATCGGCCCTTGATCAATCAAGCACGATGAGGACGAACACTCTCCTGCtgttctcccttctcctcctctccaccgccGTCGCCGTCCGCGACCTCGGAGGGAATGATATGCCATCCGACAAGGACGCGGTGGGCACCGAGAGCTACATCCCCGGCTTCGGGTCCGACCCCGGGTTCTACGGCGGCAACGCAAACGGCGGTGGGTACAGCTTTCCAGGGTTCGGCGGCGGCAGAGGCGGCTGGGGAGCAGGCGCGGGCGGCGGTTGGGGCGGTGGCTACGGAGGGCCCGGCGGAGGGTACGCCCGCGACGGCGTGGTGGCGCCCTCGGTGGTGTGCGCAGACAGGGGGCCGTGCTACAAGAAGAAGCTAACGTGCCCAGCCAAATGCTTCACGTCGTACAGCTACTCCGGCAAGGGGTACGGCGGCGGAGGTGGCGGCGGCGGGTGCACGATGGACTGCAAGAAGAACTGCGTCGCCTACTGTTGA